Proteins from a single region of Gossypium arboreum isolate Shixiya-1 chromosome 1, ASM2569848v2, whole genome shotgun sequence:
- the LOC108458837 gene encoding receptor-like protein 34, with the protein MGKFIWLRPIRSLLFVLFFLSVVDSFLSLSSSSVNPTPLCLPEDTSALLQFNNTLFIDESAHDLCAYPKTKSWNESTNCCTWEGVTCNKVTGQVISLDLSCSMLTGSLSLNTSLFRLQGLKRLDLSFNNFSGSIPSGFSQLVSLTYLNFSGCSFSGSVPLDISLLLKLISLDLSTYDLKFDRQSFDMLTRNFSKLENLVLDLVNMSDFVPTSFMNLPSSLRQLGIKFCNLKGKFPTEIFQFRYLEYVDLSLNSLTGYLPSSNWSSHLKYIDLNDNQFRGSIPASIGNLTKITFLDLSNNEFQGQLPSALFSLKQLTDLVLSNNSLEGLLPTHVRGFQDLKVLCLSNNLLTGAIPSWPFTLPSLEELDLSGNRLSGPINQIQKPKSVQKVDLGYNKIHGEIPSSFFDLVNLTELDLSSNNFNGVINSVMFSKLENLLTLDLSSNSFSGVIKLDVLSKLKRLMKLNLSNNTLLSWSTGSGSNTTFQELDTLYFSSCNVRQFPNFLRSAKNLSLLDLSNNSIQGSIFKWESEDAKTSKEAWGILQKSLQGVEKAKKVHLQSLRAEFEMLKMKPSESVDDYVIQVKAVVNEMKRNGETLDDVRVMEKILRSLRHKFDYVVVAIEESKDLSQISIDKLMGSLQAHEHKMKLNDDTGNADQVLQSKLSFNESGARDNFGQGTSNRGGYRGGYRGKNRGGRGTRGRGNQSYGKVQTSDEYQTSSRGQGARGRGRGRGRFQQGNKSQVQCYSCNKYGHYSYECRSNPKMEERNHVAARGI; encoded by the exons ATGGGAAAGTTTATATGGTTACGTCCAATCCGTAGTCTCCTCTTTGTGCTGTTCTTTCTTTCCGTAGTCGATTCTTTTTTGAGTTTGTCTTCCTCTTCTGTTAATCCTACCCCTTTGTGTCTACCAGAAGACACCTCCGCCTTGCTCCAATTCAACAACACCCTATTCATTGATGAATCTGCTCATGATTTATGTGCATATCCCAAAACAAAATCTTGGAATGAAAGCACGAACTGCTGCACATGGGAGGGAGTCACTTGTAATAAAGTAACTGGTCAGGTGATTAGCCTCGACCTTAGTTGCTCTATGCTTACCGGCTCACTTTCCCTAAACACCAGCCTTTTCCGCCTTCAAGGGCTCAAACGGCTCGACCTTTCTTTTAACAATTTCAGTGGTTCGATTCCATCTGGGTTTAGTCAGTTAGTAAGTCTGACATATCTTAATTTTTCTGGTTGTTCCTTCTCTGGTTCAGTTCCGTTAGATATTTCTTTGCTATTAAAATTGATTTCACTTGATCTTTCTACATATGATTTGAAATTTGATAGGCAAAGTTTTGACATGCTTACGCGCAACTTCTCTAAATTAGAAAATCTTGTACTTGACCTGGTAAATATGTCTGATTTTGTGCCTACCTCCTTCATGAACTTGCCTTCATCTCTTAGGCAGTTGGGGATTAAGTTTTGTAATTTGAAGGGGAAATTCCCTACAGAAATATTCCAGTTTCGGTACCTAGAATATGTTGATCTAAGCTTGAACTCTTTGACAGGTTACCTCCCTAGCTCCAATTGGAGTAGTCACCTCAAGTACATTGACCTTAATGATAATCAATTTAGAGGGTCAATTCCTGCATCCATTGGAAACCTCACAAAAATCACCTTTCTGGATTTATCTAATAATGAATTCCAAGGTCAACTTCCCTCTGCACTTTTTAGCCTTAAACAGCTTACTGATTTAGTGTTATCAAACAACAGTCTAGAGGGTTTACTCCCGACTCATGTACGCGGGTTTCAGGATCTAAAAGTTTTGTGTTTAAGTAATAATTTGTTAACCGGTGCAATTCCATCTTGGCCTTTTACGTTGCCATCTTTGGAAGAGTTAGACCTCAGTGGTAACAGGCTCTCTGGTCCTATCAACCAGATTCAaaagcctaaatcagttcaaaagGTTGATTTGGGCTACAATAAAATCCATGGTGAAATACCGAGTTCGTTCTTTGATCTTGTAAATCTTACTGAACTTGATCTTTCATCAAATAATTTTAATGGTGTAATCAACTCAGTTATGTTTTCAAAGTTAGAGAATCTTTTAACACTTGATCTTTCATCAAATAGTTTTAGCGGTGTCATCAAGTTAGATGTGCTTTCAAAGCTAAAGAGGCTTATGAAacttaatctttcaaacaacACATTGCTATCATGGAGTACTGGCAGTGGCTCTAACACTACTTTTCAAGAGCTCGATACTTTATACTTCTCTTCTTGTAACGTAAGGCAATTTCCAAATTTCTTACGATCAGCCAAAAACTTGAGCCTTCTCGATCTttctaataattcaattcaaggtTCAATTTTCAAGTGGGAATCAGAAG aTGCGAAAACATCAAAGGAAGCATGGGGAATTTTGCAAAAATCCCTTCAAGGAGTGGAAAAGGCCAAAAAGGTACATTTACAAAGCCTTAGAGCCGAATTTGAGATGTTGAAAATGAAACCATCAGAAAGTGTTGATGACTATGTTATCCAAGTGAAAGCGGTggtaaatgaaatgaaaagaaatggagaaacACTTGATGATGTCAGAGTAATGGAAAAAATTTTGCGGTCATTAAGACACAAATTTGATTATGTGGTGGTTGCCATTGAAGAGTCAAAAGATTTATCACAAATATCAATCGACAAACTTATGGGTTCCCTCCAAGCCCATGAGCATAAAATGAAGCTAAATGATGATACTGGAAATGCGGACCAAGTCTTGCAAAGCAAGTTGTCCTTCAATGAAAGTGGAGCTAGGGATAATTTTGGACAAGGTACGAGCAATCGTGGAGGATACCGTGGAGGATATAGAGGCAAAAATAGAGGTGGAAGAGGAACACGTGGACGAGGAAATCAATCATATGGTAAAGTCCAAACAAGTGACGAATATCAAACATCAAGTCGTGGACAAGGAGCTCGAGGCCGAGGTCGAGGTAGAGGTAGATTTCAACAAGGAAATAAATCTCAAGTACAATGTTATAGTTGCAATAAATATGGCCATTATAGTTACGAGTGTAGATCAAATCCCAAGATGGAAGAGAGAAATCATGTAGCAGCACGTGGAATCTAG